In one Mucilaginibacter sp. PAMB04168 genomic region, the following are encoded:
- a CDS encoding transglycosylase SLT domain-containing protein: MRKLFTIVFCLTALQSYKALAQPAYQDTSYEQGLGQSFLQSYKRTTPVPAQVAAQLQQNAYENSAFKIRLDSIQKDVQLDYNEYVQAFINNYTSPNRRGEMGRVMGLSKYYFPIYEKAFRDAGIPDEIKYLSIVESQLNPNAVSRVGATGPWQFMYSTAKMYGLNMNNYVDERRDPIQASYAAAAYLKDAYQEFGDWLLAIASYNCGKNSVERAMQQANAVDFWSIRQYLPAETRGYVPAFIATMYVMKYYNQHGIMPQACNMTMNTDTVMVNKFVSINNVARILNLDANELAKLNPAYTQRIVNGTTKAPRRMVIPQLGKEKYSLLYSALNGESLSVSAQPVYASLPDDAPAEAVAVNKSAAALHTVKRGETLSGIADKYGIDLEDLRIWNNIRGNKALPGQKLKVSAPGLAAGKSVKTGKELATLGNAIGAAGMAN, translated from the coding sequence ATGAGAAAACTATTTACGATTGTTTTTTGTCTTACAGCCTTGCAGTCCTATAAAGCGTTGGCGCAGCCTGCATACCAGGACACTTCATACGAGCAAGGATTAGGCCAAAGTTTTTTACAGAGCTATAAACGTACAACACCCGTACCCGCTCAGGTAGCAGCACAGTTACAACAAAACGCTTACGAAAATTCAGCCTTTAAAATTCGTCTGGATTCTATACAAAAAGACGTTCAACTGGACTATAATGAGTACGTACAAGCCTTTATTAATAACTACACCTCACCCAATCGCCGCGGCGAAATGGGGCGGGTAATGGGCTTGAGCAAATATTACTTTCCTATTTACGAAAAGGCTTTTCGCGATGCCGGTATCCCCGACGAGATCAAATACCTTTCGATTGTGGAGTCGCAATTAAACCCTAATGCAGTTTCGCGTGTTGGCGCTACAGGCCCATGGCAGTTTATGTACTCTACAGCTAAAATGTACGGGCTCAACATGAATAACTATGTAGATGAGCGCCGCGATCCTATACAAGCCAGCTATGCAGCTGCAGCTTACTTAAAAGATGCCTACCAGGAATTTGGCGATTGGCTGCTGGCTATCGCATCGTACAACTGTGGTAAAAACAGTGTAGAACGTGCCATGCAACAAGCCAATGCGGTTGATTTTTGGTCTATACGCCAGTACCTTCCGGCCGAAACCCGTGGCTACGTGCCCGCCTTTATTGCCACCATGTATGTAATGAAATATTACAACCAGCACGGCATTATGCCACAGGCCTGCAACATGACCATGAATACCGATACCGTTATGGTAAACAAGTTTGTATCGATCAACAACGTAGCCCGTATATTAAACCTGGACGCTAATGAGTTAGCCAAGTTAAACCCGGCTTATACACAACGCATTGTAAACGGTACTACCAAGGCACCGCGCCGTATGGTTATACCGCAATTAGGCAAAGAGAAATATAGTTTGCTTTATAGCGCGCTTAATGGCGAGTCTTTAAGCGTAAGTGCCCAGCCGGTATACGCTTCATTGCCTGATGATGCACCTGCAGAAGCTGTGGCTGTAAACAAAAGCGCCGCTGCATTGCATACGGTAAAAAGAGGCGAAACGCTAAGTGGCATTGCCGATAAATACGGTATTGATTTAGAAGATTTAAGAATTTGGAATAACATACGCGGCAATAAAGCGCTGCCGGGCCAAAAGCTAAAAGTTTCCGCGCCAGGTTTGGCGGCTGGTAAATCGGTTAAAACAGGCAAAGAACTGGCCACGTTGGGCAACGCCATAGGTGCTGCTGGTATGGCCAACTAA
- the gatA gene encoding Asp-tRNA(Asn)/Glu-tRNA(Gln) amidotransferase subunit GatA encodes MAKIYTTLTDIQQDLQGGQTTVKELVNQYLANIKQYVHLNAYNEVFADEALQKAEELDSRFKSGAPTGKLAGMVVAIKDNICYKGHTVTASSKILENFTSIYSSTVVERLLAEDAIIIGRCNCDEFAMGGANENSYFGPVKNMADETRVPGGSSGGSAVAVQAGMCHAAIGTDTGGSIRQPASFCGVVGLKPTYGRVSRHGIIAYASSFDQPGPITQSVEDAALLLEVMAGPDAYDGTASQQAVPSYTKTLQASTDKKKVAYLQEVLDSEGLDAEVKAALLKAIDDLKADGHTVEPVSFEYLDYVVPTYYILTMAEASSNLARYDGVHYGYRSPDAVDLVTTYKRSRSEGFGTEVKRRIMLGTFVLSAGYYDAYYAKAQKVRRLIKNRTNEILQEYDFILTPTAPEPAFKIGRQDIDPIVTYLEDIFTVQASLAGVPAISLPVQNNSKGLPLGLQFITKAFSETELLNFATYFGSLRKS; translated from the coding sequence ATGGCTAAAATTTACACCACTTTAACGGATATACAGCAAGATTTGCAGGGCGGACAAACAACCGTTAAAGAGCTGGTAAACCAATACCTGGCTAACATTAAGCAATACGTGCACTTAAATGCCTATAACGAGGTATTTGCGGATGAAGCTTTACAAAAAGCCGAAGAGTTGGATAGCCGCTTTAAAAGCGGTGCACCTACCGGCAAGCTTGCCGGTATGGTTGTAGCTATAAAAGACAATATTTGCTACAAAGGGCACACCGTTACCGCCTCTTCTAAAATATTAGAAAACTTTACTTCTATATATTCTTCAACCGTTGTTGAGCGGTTGCTGGCCGAAGATGCCATTATAATTGGTCGTTGCAATTGCGACGAGTTTGCCATGGGCGGCGCCAACGAGAACTCTTATTTTGGCCCCGTAAAGAACATGGCCGATGAAACACGCGTACCGGGTGGCTCATCGGGCGGTTCGGCGGTGGCTGTACAAGCGGGTATGTGCCATGCGGCCATTGGTACCGATACGGGAGGTTCAATCCGCCAGCCTGCATCATTTTGCGGTGTGGTTGGGTTAAAACCCACCTATGGCCGCGTATCAAGGCATGGTATTATCGCCTATGCATCTTCTTTCGATCAGCCCGGGCCTATAACCCAAAGTGTTGAAGACGCTGCACTGTTGTTGGAAGTAATGGCAGGGCCCGACGCTTATGACGGCACTGCATCGCAACAAGCTGTCCCCAGCTACACCAAAACCTTACAGGCATCAACCGATAAAAAGAAAGTAGCTTATTTACAGGAAGTGCTGGACAGCGAAGGTCTGGATGCTGAAGTAAAGGCAGCATTATTAAAAGCAATAGACGATCTGAAAGCCGATGGCCACACAGTTGAGCCAGTATCGTTTGAGTACCTGGATTATGTAGTGCCAACCTATTATATATTAACCATGGCCGAGGCCTCATCAAACCTGGCACGGTATGACGGGGTGCATTATGGATACCGCAGTCCTGATGCGGTCGATCTCGTTACCACTTATAAACGTTCGCGGTCGGAAGGGTTCGGGACCGAGGTTAAACGCCGTATTATGCTGGGCACATTTGTACTGAGTGCCGGTTACTACGATGCCTATTATGCCAAAGCGCAAAAAGTACGCAGGCTTATAAAGAACCGTACTAACGAAATTTTACAGGAATACGATTTTATATTGACGCCCACTGCGCCTGAGCCTGCTTTTAAGATAGGCCGGCAAGATATTGATCCGATAGTTACTTATTTAGAAGACATATTTACCGTACAGGCATCACTGGCCGGGGTTCCTGCAATTTCGTTACCGGTTCAAAACAATAGCAAGGGTTTGCCGTTAGGCTTACAATTCATCACCAAAGCTTTTAGCGAAACCGAATTGTTAAATTTTGCAACTTATTTTGGGAGTTTGCGTAAAAGTTAA
- the tatA gene encoding twin-arginine translocase TatA/TatE family subunit, with amino-acid sequence MGLGAPEIILIIVAILILFGGRKIPELMKGLGQGVKEFKDASNTKETQEDKTKVQS; translated from the coding sequence ATGGGATTAGGCGCACCAGAAATCATTCTGATTATCGTTGCAATTTTAATTTTATTCGGAGGACGCAAAATTCCTGAGCTAATGAAAGGATTAGGCCAGGGCGTTAAAGAATTTAAAGACGCATCGAACACAAAGGAAACGCAGGAAGACAAAACTAAAGTGCAATCCTAA
- the tatA gene encoding twin-arginine translocase TatA/TatE family subunit — translation MFSSVFLFLNIGTPELILILFVALLLFGGNKLPELARGLGKGIRDFKDASEGVKREIHNQINSFDEKPSEPVVRTSVIEAETETQNTVPAANTETVTVEPEHSIKKEF, via the coding sequence ATGTTCAGTTCGGTTTTTTTGTTTTTGAACATTGGCACACCGGAGCTAATACTAATTCTGTTTGTAGCCTTATTGCTTTTTGGTGGTAACAAGCTTCCTGAACTGGCAAGGGGTTTAGGCAAAGGCATACGCGACTTTAAAGATGCGTCGGAAGGGGTGAAACGGGAGATACATAATCAAATAAATAGCTTTGATGAAAAACCGTCTGAGCCTGTAGTGCGTACTTCTGTTATTGAGGCCGAGACCGAGACACAAAACACGGTTCCCGCTGCCAATACCGAAACGGTTACAGTTGAGCCGGAACACTCTATCAAAAAAGAATTTTAA
- a CDS encoding peptidoglycan DD-metalloendopeptidase family protein, with the protein MKFIKLVLFVILAFCIFDAHAQSSAELKRRRAELNNELEDLNREYRATLSNKKSTIKQLNILKAQIGLREEKIRNVNSEIRLLNNEISENSNTVQTLQQQLNQLKKEYAAMIVFAYHNQSAYNKLMFVFASKDFNQAYKRLKYLQQFGTYRERQAQSIQGTQKDLHVKINELDRTKNQKSSLLQEQEKEKETLGKERNNQVAVVADLSKQEGQLKKQQRAVLAQRRKVDQQISAAIRREIAEARRRAEEEARAEAARRAALAADKARADNKSAAEIAVAAKPKPITRKTDSEVLSATPAAAKLSNDFLGNRGRLPWPVGVGQIIQGFGIYTTPEGIRNDNRGVDIRTSGGAPVRVVFEGTVAAVNDISGTYLVVIQHGSYFTGYANLKSVSVSSGQKVSTRQTIGAAATDAATGETTVHFELYNGSTPVNPKSWLASQ; encoded by the coding sequence ATGAAATTTATAAAGCTTGTACTGTTTGTAATTCTGGCCTTCTGCATTTTTGATGCGCACGCCCAAAGCAGTGCCGAACTGAAACGCCGCCGGGCCGAGTTAAATAATGAGTTGGAAGATTTGAACCGCGAGTATCGCGCTACTTTAAGCAATAAAAAATCGACCATCAAGCAACTTAACATCCTAAAAGCACAAATAGGCCTTCGCGAAGAAAAGATCAGGAATGTTAACTCGGAGATCAGGTTGCTTAACAACGAGATTAGCGAAAACAGCAATACCGTTCAAACCCTGCAACAACAGCTAAATCAGCTAAAGAAGGAATATGCAGCCATGATTGTGTTTGCTTATCATAACCAGAGCGCCTACAACAAGTTAATGTTCGTTTTTGCGTCCAAGGATTTTAATCAGGCTTATAAGCGTCTCAAATACCTGCAACAATTTGGTACTTACCGCGAGCGTCAGGCTCAATCCATACAAGGCACCCAAAAGGATCTTCACGTCAAAATAAACGAGCTGGACCGTACCAAGAACCAAAAAAGCAGTTTGCTGCAAGAACAGGAAAAAGAGAAGGAAACCTTAGGTAAGGAGCGCAATAACCAGGTAGCCGTAGTGGCCGATCTTTCTAAACAGGAGGGGCAGCTTAAAAAACAACAAAGAGCTGTATTGGCGCAACGCCGCAAGGTAGATCAGCAAATTTCGGCCGCCATACGCCGTGAGATTGCTGAGGCTCGCCGCCGAGCTGAAGAAGAAGCGCGCGCCGAGGCTGCCCGTCGTGCCGCTTTAGCTGCCGATAAAGCCAGGGCCGACAATAAATCGGCTGCTGAAATTGCCGTTGCCGCTAAACCTAAACCTATTACCCGTAAAACCGACTCAGAAGTATTGTCGGCTACACCAGCTGCCGCCAAACTCTCAAACGACTTTTTAGGTAACCGAGGCCGTTTGCCGTGGCCGGTAGGTGTAGGGCAAATAATTCAGGGTTTTGGTATTTACACCACGCCAGAAGGCATTAGGAATGACAACCGCGGTGTTGATATCCGTACGTCGGGCGGTGCGCCTGTACGTGTGGTGTTTGAAGGTACCGTAGCTGCCGTAAACGATATTAGCGGTACGTACCTGGTAGTTATACAGCATGGTTCTTATTTTACGGGCTACGCTAACTTAAAGTCGGTTAGTGTAAGTTCGGGTCAAAAGGTAAGTACACGCCAAACTATCGGTGCCGCTGCAACTGATGCTGCTACCGGCGAAACCACAGTTCACTTCGAGCTGTATAATGGCAGTACGCCGGTTAATCCAAAATCTTGGTTGGCATCACAATAA
- a CDS encoding DUF4292 domain-containing protein, translating to MRRNMLNKLLLTLCLAALFGCKAKKQLVVRKADSTVTAKAVNPMLARLEAIRSKQTVFNTFSGRAKTKLTIDGKSNDVTLNIRIQHGKKIWVSITALLGIEVARAQITPDSVVVVNRLQRVYLKKPFSYINNYASRQVNYQTVESLLVGNAINELLSENGKIESAPGGGITITGNLNEIAYRLLVGIDSKVTQTSFANAPARQSLQVTNSQFIQADNKIIPSQINILSNVRDKSIEASLQYNRTEFNQPLEYPFSIPDGFEPAN from the coding sequence ATGAGAAGAAATATGTTGAATAAGCTGCTGTTGACATTATGCCTGGCAGCACTGTTTGGATGCAAGGCAAAGAAGCAACTGGTAGTTCGTAAAGCCGATTCAACCGTAACCGCGAAAGCTGTAAACCCTATGCTGGCACGTTTAGAGGCTATTCGTTCTAAGCAAACTGTTTTTAATACGTTTTCGGGCAGGGCCAAAACCAAACTTACTATTGACGGTAAAAGCAATGATGTTACCCTGAATATCCGTATACAACACGGTAAAAAGATATGGGTTTCTATAACAGCTCTGTTAGGTATAGAAGTTGCCCGTGCGCAAATCACGCCTGATAGTGTAGTGGTTGTAAACCGCCTGCAGCGCGTATATCTAAAAAAGCCTTTCAGCTACATAAACAACTACGCCAGTCGGCAGGTAAATTACCAAACAGTTGAATCGTTGCTGGTTGGCAATGCAATAAACGAATTGCTAAGCGAGAACGGGAAAATTGAAAGTGCACCGGGCGGTGGTATAACTATAACCGGTAATTTAAATGAGATTGCTTACCGGTTGCTTGTAGGGATTGACTCGAAGGTTACGCAAACCAGTTTTGCCAATGCACCTGCACGCCAATCGCTGCAGGTAACCAACAGCCAGTTTATCCAGGCCGATAATAAGATCATTCCATCGCAGATTAACATTCTGTCTAACGTGCGTGATAAAAGCATTGAAGCCTCGCTGCAGTACAACCGCACCGAGTTTAACCAGCCTTTAGAATACCCGTTCAGCATACCGGATGGATTTGAACCTGCCAATTAA
- a CDS encoding tetratricopeptide repeat protein, whose product MKIGYFGIGLLLIPAMAVAQTNGTNLSSRTPVTSVDSMAVQQIYYEALRKKTIEDLKGAAELFARVLQVDANNDAAMYQLSGLRSMENKHADVQQLLEKAVTLKPNNEWYWVALADSYEKTSSMPKLEHVFDELLRLNPDKTDYYYDKANALFLEKRYDEALSVYAKLEQLTGLTDDLVINRQKVYLKQNNVEKAAAELEQLIASNPDQVRYYLLLGEIYNSNHLTDKAVKVLQRGEKVLPNNGMLHLALADAYRNKKEIEASYKQLQLAFEAPGLDIDQKIRIILGYTPKFPDANAKVSALELSRIATNVHPNDAKAQAIYGDMLAQNNKLKEAKAAYKKSVELNSEIYMVHEQLVRLELGENAIDEAIKDGDNALSLFPNQAWMNYLVAIAYLQKKQPAKALGYLKNTIALELDDKDLSAQSYAALGDCYHELKDNAKSDAAYDKALTYNPDNAYTLNNYAYYLSIRGEQLEKAAQMSKHSIDLQPNTASFEDTYAWILFRQKKYADARQWIEKALTHSKDGNAVQTEHYGDIMFYLGNTEAAVQNWKKAKEYGGQSSVLDRKINEKKYVE is encoded by the coding sequence ATGAAAATCGGGTACTTTGGTATAGGCTTATTACTCATTCCGGCTATGGCGGTTGCACAAACCAATGGCACAAACTTGAGTTCCCGTACGCCGGTAACATCCGTTGACAGCATGGCTGTGCAGCAAATTTATTATGAGGCCCTGCGCAAAAAAACGATAGAAGATCTTAAAGGCGCTGCCGAGCTTTTTGCACGTGTGTTGCAGGTTGATGCCAATAATGATGCAGCTATGTACCAGCTGTCAGGCTTGCGCAGTATGGAAAACAAGCATGCTGATGTACAGCAACTACTTGAAAAAGCCGTAACTCTGAAACCCAATAATGAATGGTATTGGGTAGCCCTGGCCGATAGTTACGAGAAAACCAGCAGCATGCCCAAACTGGAGCATGTTTTTGACGAGTTACTGCGCCTTAACCCCGATAAAACCGATTATTACTATGACAAAGCCAATGCCCTTTTCCTGGAAAAGCGGTATGACGAGGCCCTGTCCGTATATGCCAAGCTGGAGCAGCTAACCGGTTTAACCGATGACCTGGTAATTAACCGGCAAAAGGTATATCTGAAACAAAACAACGTAGAAAAAGCCGCGGCGGAGTTGGAGCAACTGATTGCCTCAAATCCCGACCAGGTGAGGTATTACCTGCTGCTGGGCGAAATTTATAATTCCAACCACCTTACTGATAAGGCCGTTAAAGTATTGCAACGCGGCGAAAAGGTACTGCCTAACAACGGCATGCTGCACTTGGCCCTGGCCGATGCTTACCGCAACAAAAAAGAAATCGAGGCCAGTTACAAACAACTGCAATTGGCTTTTGAAGCGCCGGGTCTGGACATAGATCAAAAGATACGCATTATACTCGGTTATACACCCAAGTTTCCGGATGCTAACGCGAAAGTTAGTGCATTGGAGCTAAGTCGTATTGCCACCAACGTTCACCCTAATGATGCCAAAGCGCAGGCCATTTATGGCGATATGCTGGCACAAAACAATAAGCTGAAGGAAGCTAAAGCCGCTTATAAAAAATCGGTAGAACTGAACTCGGAGATCTATATGGTGCATGAGCAGCTAGTACGACTGGAGCTCGGCGAAAATGCTATAGATGAAGCCATTAAAGATGGAGACAATGCCTTGTCGTTATTTCCTAATCAGGCGTGGATGAACTACCTGGTAGCTATAGCGTACTTGCAAAAAAAGCAACCGGCCAAGGCATTAGGTTATTTAAAAAATACCATAGCGCTTGAACTGGATGATAAAGACCTTTCGGCGCAAAGTTATGCCGCATTGGGCGATTGTTATCACGAACTGAAGGATAATGCCAAATCTGACGCTGCTTACGATAAAGCATTAACTTATAATCCGGATAACGCTTATACATTAAACAACTACGCCTATTATCTGTCTATACGTGGTGAGCAGCTCGAAAAGGCTGCCCAAATGTCGAAACATAGTATTGATCTGCAACCTAATACAGCATCGTTTGAAGATACGTATGCCTGGATTTTGTTTAGACAAAAAAAGTATGCAGACGCACGTCAGTGGATAGAAAAAGCGTTAACGCATAGTAAAGACGGTAATGCCGTACAAACCGAGCATTACGGCGATATTATGTTTTACCTCGGCAATACCGAAGCTGCGGTACAAAACTGGAAAAAAGCAAAGGAGTATGGCGGGCAATCGTCAGTTTTAGATCGTAAGATAAATGAGAAGAAATATGTTGAATAA
- the dut gene encoding dUTP diphosphatase: MTIKIINNSKNDLPAYETLHAAGMDLRADIEDTVVLKPMERKLIPTGLHIELPESFEAQIRPRSGLAFKHGIGIVNSPGTVDADYRGEIKVLLINFSDNDFEINTGDRIAQMIVAKHEKVEWQQVEVLSETSRGAGGYGHTGVV, translated from the coding sequence ATGACCATCAAAATCATCAATAACTCTAAAAATGACCTGCCGGCTTATGAAACCTTGCATGCTGCCGGTATGGATCTGCGCGCCGATATAGAAGACACTGTGGTTCTAAAACCCATGGAACGTAAACTAATTCCAACCGGCCTGCATATTGAACTGCCAGAAAGTTTTGAGGCACAAATACGCCCACGTAGTGGTTTAGCGTTTAAGCATGGTATTGGCATTGTAAATTCTCCGGGTACGGTTGATGCCGATTACCGCGGCGAGATAAAAGTGTTGCTCATTAATTTTTCGGATAATGATTTTGAGATCAACACGGGCGACCGTATTGCACAAATGATAGTAGCCAAGCATGAAAAAGTGGAGTGGCAACAAGTTGAAGTGTTGAGTGAAACATCGCGCGGTGCTGGCGGTTATGGGCATACAGGCGTAGTATAA
- a CDS encoding polysaccharide biosynthesis C-terminal domain-containing protein has translation MSTAKKFAGQTAVYGLTTVAGRTLNFFLTSLYTRAYPPRVYGIFGNMFSWASMLNALLSFGMETTYFRYLNKRADDKQQVYNNSFAAIFIITLLFLFTTLPFVSAITNWIRVDSQTSVADYNNYTRFFIAILVIDAWCVIPFAKLRADGRPGRYGLLKLVNIFTFIGLNLIFILVLPYVVNHQLPGAVWIQSWFRPGWLGYVFLSNVVASLLTFVMLLPELLKLKPNFDAPMFKDMLRYSWPVLIANFSFIINENLDKILIGKLLPENISSTQLGIYNACAKIAIFLNLFVQAFRLGAEPFFFSQAKKENAANTYAQIMNYFVIAVSVIFVGLMANIELLKYFIGKSYWSGLNVVPLLLFGYVSLGIYMNLSIWYKLSDQTKYGLYISGVGALVTVVLNVVFIPAYSYMASAWASLIAYTVMMVLSYLWGQKNYPIPYNVKKNLTYIISSIIIVFLSFSVFHRSLVVGNALLVLFAGAAFMAERKRILAILKK, from the coding sequence TTGTCTACTGCTAAAAAATTTGCCGGTCAAACTGCTGTATATGGTTTAACAACCGTTGCAGGCCGAACGTTAAATTTCTTCCTCACCTCGTTATACACCCGGGCGTACCCACCGCGCGTGTATGGTATTTTCGGAAACATGTTCAGCTGGGCATCTATGCTCAATGCCTTGCTGTCTTTTGGTATGGAAACCACCTACTTTAGGTACCTTAATAAAAGAGCCGACGATAAGCAGCAGGTTTATAACAACTCCTTTGCTGCCATATTCATTATCACCTTGCTTTTTTTGTTCACTACGCTGCCTTTTGTGAGCGCTATAACCAATTGGATCAGGGTAGATTCCCAAACATCCGTTGCGGATTATAATAATTACACCCGCTTTTTTATTGCCATTCTGGTTATTGACGCCTGGTGTGTTATCCCTTTTGCCAAGCTACGTGCAGATGGGCGGCCGGGGCGATACGGCTTGTTAAAGCTGGTAAACATATTTACATTTATTGGGCTTAACCTTATTTTTATATTGGTGCTGCCTTATGTAGTAAACCACCAATTACCAGGGGCGGTATGGATTCAGTCTTGGTTTAGGCCGGGTTGGCTGGGGTATGTATTCCTATCTAATGTAGTAGCCAGTTTGCTCACCTTTGTAATGCTGTTGCCTGAACTGCTAAAACTGAAACCTAATTTTGATGCGCCCATGTTTAAAGACATGCTGCGCTATAGCTGGCCGGTGCTCATTGCCAATTTCTCCTTTATTATTAATGAAAATCTCGATAAGATATTGATAGGGAAGCTTTTACCGGAGAATATCAGCAGTACACAATTGGGTATTTATAATGCCTGTGCCAAAATCGCCATCTTTTTAAACTTGTTTGTACAGGCGTTCAGGCTGGGCGCAGAACCATTCTTTTTCAGCCAGGCAAAAAAAGAGAATGCTGCAAATACATATGCGCAAATCATGAATTACTTTGTAATTGCTGTGTCGGTAATTTTTGTGGGTTTAATGGCTAACATAGAATTGCTTAAGTACTTTATAGGCAAATCATACTGGTCGGGTCTTAATGTAGTGCCATTGCTGCTGTTCGGGTATGTAAGTTTAGGTATATACATGAATTTGTCCATTTGGTATAAGCTGTCAGACCAAACCAAGTATGGCTTATATATATCTGGTGTAGGCGCTTTAGTTACTGTTGTACTCAACGTTGTTTTTATCCCGGCGTACAGTTACATGGCGTCTGCCTGGGCCTCTTTAATTGCTTACACGGTTATGATGGTGCTGTCCTACTTATGGGGGCAAAAAAACTATCCCATACCATACAACGTCAAAAAAAACTTAACCTATATTATAAGTTCAATCATAATCGTATTTTTATCATTCAGTGTTTTTCATCGCAGTTTAGTAGTAGGTAATGCCCTGCTTGTGTTATTTGCAGGGGCTGCCTTTATGGCTGAGCGGAAAAGAATACTGGCCATACTAAAAAAATAG
- a CDS encoding acylphosphatase translates to MKHLNITVQGKVQGVFFRASTKAVADQLGVRGIARNEGNGDVYIEAEAEPAMLEMFLEWCNEGPERARVTSVNSEEGEIKNYRNFEVVKR, encoded by the coding sequence ATAAAGCATTTAAACATAACCGTGCAAGGCAAGGTACAGGGCGTTTTTTTTCGTGCCTCTACCAAGGCCGTGGCCGATCAGTTAGGCGTACGTGGTATTGCCCGGAACGAAGGCAATGGCGATGTATACATCGAAGCAGAGGCCGAGCCCGCTATGCTCGAAATGTTTTTAGAATGGTGCAATGAAGGACCCGAACGGGCACGCGTAACATCGGTAAACAGTGAGGAAGGTGAAATCAAAAACTATCGTAACTTTGAAGTAGTTAAAAGATGA
- a CDS encoding amidohydrolase family protein encodes MKSFRADYVFSIIADPIKNGIVTVDDEGKIISVSTFAQPGVEVEQLNGILCPGFVNTHCHVELSHLQGQTQKGTGLVEFIKDVQKLRVADDNAIAKAAAAADQQMFDNGIVAVGDISNSANSLAAKQGSKLYYHTFIEMFSFLPERAEIAFQNALELQKQFKPMATSITPHAPYSVSKELFRLIKAYSDNYDNLLSMHNQECEDENKFYRYKNGKFIDLYESFGMDISYFKPQARNSLQSIVPLLSSRSEILMVHNTCTNLKDIYFVKRFDRKINWCFCPNANLYIEGRLPKVELFLDEGFNLTLGTDSLASNDKLCILNEMRTLQGAFPSLTIAKLLEWGTINGARFLGIDDEYGTLEPGKTPGLNLLTGLDGLKITPETQVKRLL; translated from the coding sequence ATGAAAAGTTTTAGAGCCGATTACGTTTTTTCAATAATAGCCGATCCGATAAAAAATGGAATTGTAACCGTTGACGATGAAGGTAAGATCATTTCAGTAAGTACTTTCGCACAACCCGGAGTTGAGGTTGAGCAGTTGAACGGTATACTTTGCCCTGGGTTTGTGAATACCCACTGCCATGTGGAACTATCTCACTTACAGGGCCAAACTCAAAAAGGTACAGGCCTTGTAGAGTTTATTAAGGACGTGCAAAAGCTGCGCGTTGCTGATGACAATGCTATAGCGAAAGCAGCAGCAGCGGCCGATCAGCAGATGTTTGACAATGGCATTGTAGCTGTTGGTGATATCTCCAACAGTGCCAACAGTTTAGCTGCTAAACAGGGCAGTAAATTATATTACCATACGTTTATTGAGATGTTTAGCTTTTTGCCCGAACGGGCAGAAATTGCCTTTCAAAATGCGCTCGAGCTGCAAAAGCAGTTCAAGCCAATGGCTACATCCATTACTCCTCATGCACCTTACTCGGTATCTAAAGAACTTTTTAGGCTAATTAAAGCCTATAGCGATAATTACGATAATCTTCTGAGCATGCATAACCAGGAGTGCGAGGATGAGAATAAATTTTACCGTTACAAAAACGGAAAGTTTATCGACCTTTATGAGTCATTTGGAATGGATATCAGCTATTTCAAACCTCAGGCCCGTAATTCCCTTCAATCAATAGTGCCGCTGTTGAGCAGCCGAAGCGAGATTTTAATGGTACATAATACCTGTACCAACTTAAAAGATATTTATTTTGTAAAACGGTTTGACCGTAAAATAAACTGGTGCTTTTGCCCCAATGCTAACTTGTACATTGAAGGCCGCCTCCCTAAAGTGGAACTGTTTTTAGACGAAGGTTTTAATCTTACCTTAGGTACCGATAGCCTGGCATCCAATGATAAATTGTGTATTTTAAACGAAATGCGCACTCTGCAAGGTGCTTTTCCATCACTAACCATTGCTAAATTGCTGGAGTGGGGCACAATAAATGGGGCCCGCTTTTTAGGAATCGATGATGAGTATGGTACATTAGAGCCCGGTAAAACACCAGGGTTGAACTTATTAACCGGGTTAGATGGGTTGAAAATTACACCCGAAACGCAGGTAAAACGTTTACTTTAA